The Eleginops maclovinus isolate JMC-PN-2008 ecotype Puerto Natales chromosome 3, JC_Emac_rtc_rv5, whole genome shotgun sequence genome includes a region encoding these proteins:
- the spire1b gene encoding protein spire homolog 1 isoform X1: MADKRCGDHGGLTDAAAAAHRDEQQHHNTMNSPEEAGAIEALSLEEILRLYGQPINEEQAWAVCYQCCRTLAKEHRGRRSSSAAAGASSATPMRICGAGDVRIQKDGSVRVDHQGCEGKYSPCTTTEVIESLGIMIYKALDYGLKENEERELSPPLEQLIDLMTNMAEAERDACPDEGYEATEEEDEPEDDPDNICSVHGYRDILELCTSHLPSLSDVPGHYQAVCRALYTETRELGTFLEKIRSAKENLRKMEEGSSEGPGRDLNELQNDDWARFWVQVMRDLREGVKLKKVQERQYDPLPIEFQLTPYEMLMDDIRSKRYKLRKVMINGNIPPRLKKSAHEVILEFIRSRPPLNPVSARKLKPQTQLPPTLHERILEEIKSERKLRPVSPGEMRRGRLGFGKTRSMPQDLFRTGVDEFSPYMGRRTSSTLSLTNGSTSSRGEPSGSQSVPQRKRLLKAPSLAELDSSDSDDDMFGRKSASSSSVATSLMDDTSPECPVGKKTPPMFLPISSTPQPERRKTPQRRHSIEKETPTNVRLFQPPSKKSSKSLEEFCFPVECLSLTVEEVMHIRQVLVKAELEKFQQYKEVYNAMKKGKLCFCCRTKRFSLFTWSYVCQFCKKPVCAQCCKKMRLPSKPYSSLPIYSIGSTNTLPRDRVNAMAAVGQGLSVAGGPGPSAAGGATAPPTLKAEKKGASKGLGKASGATATAKPEKSSSSPQRHGLQKTISKFSKHGSLKSHEELELPSELTEDWATMEVCVDCKKFITDIIASSKHSLSLATKRARLKRKTQSFYMSSPKGQEEYRPSERTIKEI; this comes from the exons ATGGCCGATAAGCGGTGCGGGGACCACGGAGGGCTGACGGATGCTGCTGCGGCGGCTCACCGGGATGAGCAGCAGCATCACAACACGATGAATTCACCGGAGGAAGCGGGAGCGATCGAGGCTCTCTCTCTGGAGGAGATACTGAGGCTTTACGGCCAGCCCATCAACGAAGAGCAGGCATGGGCGGTGTGTTATCAGTGCTGTAGGACGCTGGCGAAGGAGCACCGGGGCAGGAGGAGCTCCTCCGCCGCCGCTGGAGCATCCTCCGCGACTCCAATGAGGATTTGCGGAGCGGGGGATGTAAGGATACAGAAAGACGGTTCTGTGAGGGTGGATCACCAGGGCTGTGAAG GTAAATACAGCCCATGCACAACAACAGAG GTGATTGAGTCTTTGGGCATCATGATCTACAAGGCTCTGGATTATGGACTGAAGGAGAATGAGGAGAGGGAGCTCAGCCCCCCTCTGGAGCAGCTCATCGACCTCATGACCAACATGGCCGAGGCTGAGAGGGACGCCTGCCCCGACGAAGGCTATGAGGcaacagaggaagaggatgagccGGAGGATGACCCTGACAACATCTGCAGCGTCCACGGCTACAGAGATATCCTTGAG CTGTGCACATCTCACCTACCCAGTCTCTCCGACGTCCCCGGTCACTACCAGGCCGTGTGCCGGGCTCTGTACACAGAAACCAGGGAGCTGGGTACTTTCCTGGAGAAGATCAGAAGTGCCAAAGAG AACCTCCGTAAGATGGAGGAAGGGTCATCAGAGGGGCCTGGCAGAGACCTGAATGAGCTACAGAACGATGACTGG GCTCGGTTCTGGGTTCAGGTAATGAGGGACCTGCGTGAAGGAGTCAAGCTGAAGAAGGTGCAGGAGCGTCAGTACGACCCTCTGCCCATTGAGTTCCAGCTCACACCCTATGAGATGCTCATGGATGACATCAGGTCCAAACGCTACAAACTGCGCAAAGTCATG ATAAATGGAAACATCCCACCCAGGTTAAAGAAGAGCGCACATGAAGTCATCTTGGAGTTCATCAGGTCCAGACCACCTCTCAACCCT GTGTCGGCTCGCAAGCTGAAGCCGCAGACTCAGCTTCCTCCGACACTGCATGAGCGGATCTTGGAGGAAATCAAATCAGAGAGGAAACTCCGACCTGTGTCGCCTGGTGAGATGCGCAGGGGCAGGCTGG GTTTTGGCAAAACTCGCAGTATGCCACAGGATTTGTTCCGTACTGGAGTAG ATGAGTTTAGTCCGTACATGGGCAGAAGGACGTCCAGCACTCTGTCTCTGACCAACGGGTCGACATCTTCAAGGGGAGAACCCTCCGGATCCCAGTCTGTACCTCAGAGGAAGAGGCTCCTGAAGGCCCCCAGCCTCGCCGAGCTGGACAGCTCTGACTCTGAC GATGACATGTTTGGGCGGAAATCAGCCAGCAGCTCCAGTGTGGCTACGTCTTTGATGGATGATACATCCCCAGAGTGTCCTGTGGGGAAGAAAA CTCCCCCTATGTTCCTACCCATCTCGTCTACACCCCAGCCAGAGAGGCGAAAGACCCCTCAGAGGAGACACTCCATTGAAAAAGAAACCCCGACAAATGTCCGACTGTTTCAGCCGCCTTCTAAAAAGAGCTCCAAGTCTCTG GAGGAGTTCTGCTTCCCGGTGGAGTGTCTGTCTCTGACGGTGGAGGAGGTGATGCACATCAGACAGGTGCTGGTTAAAGCAGAGTTGGAAAAGTTCCAGCAGTACAAAGAGGTCTACAACGCCATGAAGAAGGGAAAG CTCTGCTTCTGTTGTCGAACAAAAAGGTTTTCCCTGTTCACCTGGTCCTACGTCTGCCAGTTTTGCAAAAA GCCTGTGTGTGCACAGTGCTGCAAAAAG ATGCGGCTGCCGTCCAAACCTTATTCCAGCTTGCCCATCTACTCCATTGGCTCGACCAACACCCTCCCCAGGGATAGGGTGAATGCCATGGCTGCCGTAGGACAAGGACTCTCTGTGGCTGGAGGGCCGGGGCCGTCAGCAGCAGGAGGGGCCACAGCGCCTCCGACtttgaaagcagaaaaaaagggggcATCTAAAGGACTTGGAAAAGCGTCTGGAGCTACCGCTACTGCCAAACCAGAGAAGTCCTCCAGTAGCCCGCAGCGCCACGGCCTTCAGAAGACCATATCCAA GTTCTCCAAGCACGGCTCTCTAAAGTCTCATGAGGAACTGGAGCTGCCCTCAGAGCTGACGGAGGACTGGGCCAccatggaggtgtgtgtggactgCAAGAAGTTCATCACTGACATTATCGCCTCCAGCAAGCACAGCCTGTCACTGGCCACCAAGAGAGCTCGCCTAAAACGCAAGACCCAGTCCTTCTACATGTCCTCTCCAAAAGGACAGGAGGAGTACCGGCCGTCTGAAAGGACAATCAAGGAGATCTGA
- the spire1b gene encoding protein spire homolog 1 isoform X3 has protein sequence MADKRCGDHGGLTDAAAAAHRDEQQHHNTMNSPEEAGAIEALSLEEILRLYGQPINEEQAWAVCYQCCRTLAKEHRGRRSSSAAAGASSATPMRICGAGDVRIQKDGSVRVDHQGCEGKYSPCTTTEVIESLGIMIYKALDYGLKENEERELSPPLEQLIDLMTNMAEAERDACPDEGYEATEEEDEPEDDPDNICSVHGYRDILELCTSHLPSLSDVPGHYQAVCRALYTETRELGTFLEKIRSAKENLRKMEEGSSEGPGRDLNELQNDDWARFWVQVMRDLREGVKLKKVQERQYDPLPIEFQLTPYEMLMDDIRSKRYKLRKVMINGNIPPRLKKSAHEVILEFIRSRPPLNPVSARKLKPQTQLPPTLHERILEEIKSERKLRPVSPGEMRRGRLDEFSPYMGRRTSSTLSLTNGSTSSRGEPSGSQSVPQRKRLLKAPSLAELDSSDSDDDMFGRKSASSSSVATSLMDDTSPECPVGKKTPPMFLPISSTPQPERRKTPQRRHSIEKETPTNVRLFQPPSKKSSKSLEEFCFPVECLSLTVEEVMHIRQVLVKAELEKFQQYKEVYNAMKKGKLCFCCRTKRFSLFTWSYVCQFCKKPVCAQCCKKMRLPSKPYSSLPIYSIGSTNTLPRDRVNAMAAVGQGLSVAGGPGPSAAGGATAPPTLKAEKKGASKGLGKASGATATAKPEKSSSSPQRHGLQKTISKFSKHGSLKSHEELELPSELTEDWATMEVCVDCKKFITDIIASSKHSLSLATKRARLKRKTQSFYMSSPKGQEEYRPSERTIKEI, from the exons ATGGCCGATAAGCGGTGCGGGGACCACGGAGGGCTGACGGATGCTGCTGCGGCGGCTCACCGGGATGAGCAGCAGCATCACAACACGATGAATTCACCGGAGGAAGCGGGAGCGATCGAGGCTCTCTCTCTGGAGGAGATACTGAGGCTTTACGGCCAGCCCATCAACGAAGAGCAGGCATGGGCGGTGTGTTATCAGTGCTGTAGGACGCTGGCGAAGGAGCACCGGGGCAGGAGGAGCTCCTCCGCCGCCGCTGGAGCATCCTCCGCGACTCCAATGAGGATTTGCGGAGCGGGGGATGTAAGGATACAGAAAGACGGTTCTGTGAGGGTGGATCACCAGGGCTGTGAAG GTAAATACAGCCCATGCACAACAACAGAG GTGATTGAGTCTTTGGGCATCATGATCTACAAGGCTCTGGATTATGGACTGAAGGAGAATGAGGAGAGGGAGCTCAGCCCCCCTCTGGAGCAGCTCATCGACCTCATGACCAACATGGCCGAGGCTGAGAGGGACGCCTGCCCCGACGAAGGCTATGAGGcaacagaggaagaggatgagccGGAGGATGACCCTGACAACATCTGCAGCGTCCACGGCTACAGAGATATCCTTGAG CTGTGCACATCTCACCTACCCAGTCTCTCCGACGTCCCCGGTCACTACCAGGCCGTGTGCCGGGCTCTGTACACAGAAACCAGGGAGCTGGGTACTTTCCTGGAGAAGATCAGAAGTGCCAAAGAG AACCTCCGTAAGATGGAGGAAGGGTCATCAGAGGGGCCTGGCAGAGACCTGAATGAGCTACAGAACGATGACTGG GCTCGGTTCTGGGTTCAGGTAATGAGGGACCTGCGTGAAGGAGTCAAGCTGAAGAAGGTGCAGGAGCGTCAGTACGACCCTCTGCCCATTGAGTTCCAGCTCACACCCTATGAGATGCTCATGGATGACATCAGGTCCAAACGCTACAAACTGCGCAAAGTCATG ATAAATGGAAACATCCCACCCAGGTTAAAGAAGAGCGCACATGAAGTCATCTTGGAGTTCATCAGGTCCAGACCACCTCTCAACCCT GTGTCGGCTCGCAAGCTGAAGCCGCAGACTCAGCTTCCTCCGACACTGCATGAGCGGATCTTGGAGGAAATCAAATCAGAGAGGAAACTCCGACCTGTGTCGCCTGGTGAGATGCGCAGGGGCAGGCTGG ATGAGTTTAGTCCGTACATGGGCAGAAGGACGTCCAGCACTCTGTCTCTGACCAACGGGTCGACATCTTCAAGGGGAGAACCCTCCGGATCCCAGTCTGTACCTCAGAGGAAGAGGCTCCTGAAGGCCCCCAGCCTCGCCGAGCTGGACAGCTCTGACTCTGAC GATGACATGTTTGGGCGGAAATCAGCCAGCAGCTCCAGTGTGGCTACGTCTTTGATGGATGATACATCCCCAGAGTGTCCTGTGGGGAAGAAAA CTCCCCCTATGTTCCTACCCATCTCGTCTACACCCCAGCCAGAGAGGCGAAAGACCCCTCAGAGGAGACACTCCATTGAAAAAGAAACCCCGACAAATGTCCGACTGTTTCAGCCGCCTTCTAAAAAGAGCTCCAAGTCTCTG GAGGAGTTCTGCTTCCCGGTGGAGTGTCTGTCTCTGACGGTGGAGGAGGTGATGCACATCAGACAGGTGCTGGTTAAAGCAGAGTTGGAAAAGTTCCAGCAGTACAAAGAGGTCTACAACGCCATGAAGAAGGGAAAG CTCTGCTTCTGTTGTCGAACAAAAAGGTTTTCCCTGTTCACCTGGTCCTACGTCTGCCAGTTTTGCAAAAA GCCTGTGTGTGCACAGTGCTGCAAAAAG ATGCGGCTGCCGTCCAAACCTTATTCCAGCTTGCCCATCTACTCCATTGGCTCGACCAACACCCTCCCCAGGGATAGGGTGAATGCCATGGCTGCCGTAGGACAAGGACTCTCTGTGGCTGGAGGGCCGGGGCCGTCAGCAGCAGGAGGGGCCACAGCGCCTCCGACtttgaaagcagaaaaaaagggggcATCTAAAGGACTTGGAAAAGCGTCTGGAGCTACCGCTACTGCCAAACCAGAGAAGTCCTCCAGTAGCCCGCAGCGCCACGGCCTTCAGAAGACCATATCCAA GTTCTCCAAGCACGGCTCTCTAAAGTCTCATGAGGAACTGGAGCTGCCCTCAGAGCTGACGGAGGACTGGGCCAccatggaggtgtgtgtggactgCAAGAAGTTCATCACTGACATTATCGCCTCCAGCAAGCACAGCCTGTCACTGGCCACCAAGAGAGCTCGCCTAAAACGCAAGACCCAGTCCTTCTACATGTCCTCTCCAAAAGGACAGGAGGAGTACCGGCCGTCTGAAAGGACAATCAAGGAGATCTGA
- the spire1b gene encoding protein spire homolog 1 isoform X2, with product MADKRCGDHGGLTDAAAAAHRDEQQHHNTMNSPEEAGAIEALSLEEILRLYGQPINEEQAWAVCYQCCRTLAKEHRGRRSSSAAAGASSATPMRICGAGDVRIQKDGSVRVDHQGCEGKYSPCTTTEVIESLGIMIYKALDYGLKENEERELSPPLEQLIDLMTNMAEAERDACPDEGYEATEEEDEPEDDPDNICSVHGYRDILELCTSHLPSLSDVPGHYQAVCRALYTETRELGTFLEKIRSAKENLRKMEEGSSEGPGRDLNELQNDDWARFWVQVMRDLREGVKLKKVQERQYDPLPIEFQLTPYEMLMDDIRSKRYKLRKVMINGNIPPRLKKSAHEVILEFIRSRPPLNPVSARKLKPQTQLPPTLHERILEEIKSERKLRPVSPGEMRRGRLVIRPLSMSFSFDASDEFSPYMGRRTSSTLSLTNGSTSSRGEPSGSQSVPQRKRLLKAPSLAELDSSDSDDDMFGRKSASSSSVATSLMDDTSPECPVGKKTPPMFLPISSTPQPERRKTPQRRHSIEKETPTNVRLFQPPSKKSSKSLEEFCFPVECLSLTVEEVMHIRQVLVKAELEKFQQYKEVYNAMKKGKLCFCCRTKRFSLFTWSYVCQFCKKPVCAQCCKKMRLPSKPYSSLPIYSIGSTNTLPRDRVNAMAAVGQGLSVAGGPGPSAAGGATAPPTLKAEKKGASKGLGKASGATATAKPEKSSSSPQRHGLQKTISKFSKHGSLKSHEELELPSELTEDWATMEVCVDCKKFITDIIASSKHSLSLATKRARLKRKTQSFYMSSPKGQEEYRPSERTIKEI from the exons ATGGCCGATAAGCGGTGCGGGGACCACGGAGGGCTGACGGATGCTGCTGCGGCGGCTCACCGGGATGAGCAGCAGCATCACAACACGATGAATTCACCGGAGGAAGCGGGAGCGATCGAGGCTCTCTCTCTGGAGGAGATACTGAGGCTTTACGGCCAGCCCATCAACGAAGAGCAGGCATGGGCGGTGTGTTATCAGTGCTGTAGGACGCTGGCGAAGGAGCACCGGGGCAGGAGGAGCTCCTCCGCCGCCGCTGGAGCATCCTCCGCGACTCCAATGAGGATTTGCGGAGCGGGGGATGTAAGGATACAGAAAGACGGTTCTGTGAGGGTGGATCACCAGGGCTGTGAAG GTAAATACAGCCCATGCACAACAACAGAG GTGATTGAGTCTTTGGGCATCATGATCTACAAGGCTCTGGATTATGGACTGAAGGAGAATGAGGAGAGGGAGCTCAGCCCCCCTCTGGAGCAGCTCATCGACCTCATGACCAACATGGCCGAGGCTGAGAGGGACGCCTGCCCCGACGAAGGCTATGAGGcaacagaggaagaggatgagccGGAGGATGACCCTGACAACATCTGCAGCGTCCACGGCTACAGAGATATCCTTGAG CTGTGCACATCTCACCTACCCAGTCTCTCCGACGTCCCCGGTCACTACCAGGCCGTGTGCCGGGCTCTGTACACAGAAACCAGGGAGCTGGGTACTTTCCTGGAGAAGATCAGAAGTGCCAAAGAG AACCTCCGTAAGATGGAGGAAGGGTCATCAGAGGGGCCTGGCAGAGACCTGAATGAGCTACAGAACGATGACTGG GCTCGGTTCTGGGTTCAGGTAATGAGGGACCTGCGTGAAGGAGTCAAGCTGAAGAAGGTGCAGGAGCGTCAGTACGACCCTCTGCCCATTGAGTTCCAGCTCACACCCTATGAGATGCTCATGGATGACATCAGGTCCAAACGCTACAAACTGCGCAAAGTCATG ATAAATGGAAACATCCCACCCAGGTTAAAGAAGAGCGCACATGAAGTCATCTTGGAGTTCATCAGGTCCAGACCACCTCTCAACCCT GTGTCGGCTCGCAAGCTGAAGCCGCAGACTCAGCTTCCTCCGACACTGCATGAGCGGATCTTGGAGGAAATCAAATCAGAGAGGAAACTCCGACCTGTGTCGCCTGGTGAGATGCGCAGGGGCAGGCTGG TAATTCGGCCACTTAGCATGTCTTTCAGTTTTGATGCGTCAG ATGAGTTTAGTCCGTACATGGGCAGAAGGACGTCCAGCACTCTGTCTCTGACCAACGGGTCGACATCTTCAAGGGGAGAACCCTCCGGATCCCAGTCTGTACCTCAGAGGAAGAGGCTCCTGAAGGCCCCCAGCCTCGCCGAGCTGGACAGCTCTGACTCTGAC GATGACATGTTTGGGCGGAAATCAGCCAGCAGCTCCAGTGTGGCTACGTCTTTGATGGATGATACATCCCCAGAGTGTCCTGTGGGGAAGAAAA CTCCCCCTATGTTCCTACCCATCTCGTCTACACCCCAGCCAGAGAGGCGAAAGACCCCTCAGAGGAGACACTCCATTGAAAAAGAAACCCCGACAAATGTCCGACTGTTTCAGCCGCCTTCTAAAAAGAGCTCCAAGTCTCTG GAGGAGTTCTGCTTCCCGGTGGAGTGTCTGTCTCTGACGGTGGAGGAGGTGATGCACATCAGACAGGTGCTGGTTAAAGCAGAGTTGGAAAAGTTCCAGCAGTACAAAGAGGTCTACAACGCCATGAAGAAGGGAAAG CTCTGCTTCTGTTGTCGAACAAAAAGGTTTTCCCTGTTCACCTGGTCCTACGTCTGCCAGTTTTGCAAAAA GCCTGTGTGTGCACAGTGCTGCAAAAAG ATGCGGCTGCCGTCCAAACCTTATTCCAGCTTGCCCATCTACTCCATTGGCTCGACCAACACCCTCCCCAGGGATAGGGTGAATGCCATGGCTGCCGTAGGACAAGGACTCTCTGTGGCTGGAGGGCCGGGGCCGTCAGCAGCAGGAGGGGCCACAGCGCCTCCGACtttgaaagcagaaaaaaagggggcATCTAAAGGACTTGGAAAAGCGTCTGGAGCTACCGCTACTGCCAAACCAGAGAAGTCCTCCAGTAGCCCGCAGCGCCACGGCCTTCAGAAGACCATATCCAA GTTCTCCAAGCACGGCTCTCTAAAGTCTCATGAGGAACTGGAGCTGCCCTCAGAGCTGACGGAGGACTGGGCCAccatggaggtgtgtgtggactgCAAGAAGTTCATCACTGACATTATCGCCTCCAGCAAGCACAGCCTGTCACTGGCCACCAAGAGAGCTCGCCTAAAACGCAAGACCCAGTCCTTCTACATGTCCTCTCCAAAAGGACAGGAGGAGTACCGGCCGTCTGAAAGGACAATCAAGGAGATCTGA